Proteins from a genomic interval of Aspergillus flavus chromosome 7, complete sequence:
- a CDS encoding putative multicopper oxidase, protein TKGKSYRLRLVNAALDTNSIFMIDNHKLTTIAMDLVPIEPSSTYSVTIGMGQRYDIIITADQASLADSFWIRAIPLQACSENADPSNIRGILHYEDAPSVPETLPFIYADETCDDTQAPSLVPHVPKSVPPPDLQEMVDADSHKNAKGLFRWYLNSTTMEILWEDSTLMQIYDGESTFPNFSAVISFPKADQWFYLDIETRETISHPIHLHGHDFFIISQGTGAWNGSSRTENPPRRDTAMLPSNGHLVIAFQTDNPGAWLMHCHIGWHTTEGFALQFLERTDEVVDTIDYELL, encoded by the exons ACGAAGGGGAAGTCGTATAGATTGAGGCTCGTTAACGCAGCTCTTGATACGAACTCTATATTCATGATCGACAATCACAAACTGACCACAATCGCTATGGATCTGGTGCCCATCGAACCGTCTAGCACATATTCTGTAACCATCGGCATGG GCCAGCGATACGACATAATCATCACAGCCGACCAGGCATCTCTTGCAGATTCCTTCTGGATACGCGCGATACCACTGCAAGCGTGTTCAGAAAATGCTGACCCCAGTAACATTCGTGGCATCTTGCATTACGAAGACGCGCCGAGTGTCCCGGAGACCCTTCCATTCATCTATGCGGATGAAACATGTGATGATACACAAGCCCCAAGTCTGGTACCGCACGTACCCAAATCAGTCCCTCCCCCCGACCTGCAAGAGATGGTCGACGCCGATAGCCATAAAAACGCAAAGGGGCTCTTCCGGTGGTACCTCAACAGCACGACAATGGAGATCCTATGGGAGGATTCCACACTGATGCAGATATATGATGGCGAGTCGACATTTCCCAACTTCAGTGCCGTAATCTCGTTTCCGAAAGCGGACCAGTGGTTTTATCTGGACATCGAAACTCGCGAAACTATCAGCCACCCAATCCACCTGCACGGACAtgatttctttattatttcGCAAGGGACGGGTGCCTGGAATGGGTCCTCTCGCACTGAGAACCCGCCTCGCCGGGATACGGCAATGTTGCCGAGCAACGGGCATCTGGTAATCGCTTTTCAGACGGATAATCCCGGGGCGTGGTTGATGCATTGTCATATTGGCTGGCATACTACTGAAGGGTTTGCGTTGCAGTTTTTGGAACGAACTGACGAGGTCGTGGATACTATTGATTATGAACTTCTGTAG
- a CDS encoding amino acid/polyamine transporter I, with protein MESEMSPKAKAEYNLGDAEADQGIGQIDHVKHYGIWSCQRRPACANLWLYKSDNDPLLDYNWTNNSSVSFIGSLATAASLAELASMFPTAGGQYHFISKMAPLRIVKGLSWVVGWITTFGWIAVAASAPFLSGTMIQGLLVLNYDSYAFQRWHGTLIYWAILVISAIVNIQGSRVLPVVENLSLGFHVVAFIIVFVVICVVSPTKHVPEFVFVDTINNSGWGNNGIAWCVGMLSSCYVLVGYDAAIHLCEEMKDPRTDIPLAMVGAVLINGTMGFGFLVAILFCMGDLKSALDTTTGYPIIEIFYNITGNSRSATALCSTIVIMAGLASIPLLTSASRMVWVLARDKALPATTWLSKMDERRQIPTIAVAVTSFLLGLLGLINIGSTSAFNAIVSLAVFGLEISYLIPLCFLLYQRTVFPETITPGPWSMGRYGIGVNVLSICFLVFSCIFLLFPPYQPLTAENMNYACLVFGSVCIFSGVYWLFKGRSVYEGPILPDFENL; from the exons ATGGAGTCCGAAATGTCACCAAAGGCGAAGGCAGAATACAACCTTGGCGACGCCGAAGCAGACCAGGGGATCGGTCAAATCGACCATGTCAAA CACTATGGTATCTGGTCTTGTCAGCGGAGGCCCGCCTGCGCTAATCTATGGCTTTATAAGTCGGACAATGATCCCTTGTTGGACTATAACTGGACTAATAATTCATCAGTTTCCTTCATCGGCTCACTCGCGACTGCAGCTTCTCTTGCGGAATTGGCATCTAT GTTCCCCACTGCAGGAGGCCAGTACCACTTCATCAGCAAGATGGCTCCGTTGCGCATCGTGAAAGGCCTGAGTTGGGTTGTCGGCTGGATCA CCACTTTCGGGTGGATCGCCGTTGCAGCAAGTGCCCCCTTTCTATCCGGTACAATGATCCAGGGCTTGTTAGTCTTGAACTACGACAGTTATGCGTTCCAGAGGTGGCATGGCACATTGATATACTGGGCAATATTGGTAATCTCGGCGATTGTGAACATTCAGGGAAGTCGTGTGCTTCCCGTAGTAGAAAATCTCTCGCTGGGTTTCCATGTGGTAGCATTCATAATTGTTTTCGTCGTGATATGTGTGGTATCGCCCACAAAACACGTACCAGAATTTGTATTCGTGGACACTATCAACAATTCCGGCTGGGGAAATAATGGTATCGCTTGGTGTGTGGGTATGCTGTCTAGCTGCTATGTCCTTGTTG GATACGATGCAGCTATTCACTTGTGCGAAGAGATGAAAGATCCCAGGACAGATATACCACTCGCCATGGTCGGCGCTGTACTAATCAATGGAACGATGGGGTTTGGCTTTCTGGTAGCCATCCTATTCTGCATGGGGGATCTAAAATCTGCCCTTGACACAACAACCGGCTATCCCATAATTGagatattctataatatcaCCGGAAACTCTCGTTCTGCAACCGCATTGTGCAGCACTATAGTCATTATGGCTGGGCTAGCATCAATCCCGTTACTTACTTCAGCTAGTCGCATGGTTTGGGTTCTTGCAAGAGACAAGG CATTACCTGCTACTACTTGGTTATCGAAAATGGATGAGCGACGACAAATTCCCACCATTGCCGTTGCAGTTacgtcttttcttttagggCTGTTGGGCCTCATCAATATCGGTTCCACCTCGGCTTTCAACGCCATAGTATCGTTGGCAGTGTTTGGACTTGAGATATCATATCTCATACCATTATGCTTCCTACTTTATCAGCGAACGGTATTCCCTGAAACTATTACTCCCGGTCCATGGTCAATGGGTCGTTATGGGATAGGGGTCAATGTCCTGTCAATTTGCTTTCTTGTGTTTTCTTGCATATTTTTGCTGTTTCCACCATATCAGCCTCTTACAGCGGAAAATATGAACTACGCTTGCTTGGTTTTTGGTTCCGTGTGTATTTTCAGTGGCGTTTATTGGCTATTCAAAGGTCGGTCGGTGTACGAGGGCCCTATCCTCCCGGATTTTGAAAATTTGTAG
- a CDS encoding Rieske 2Fe-2S family protein, with protein sequence MFQILSSFNKSDQSQEKGPEARALPASWYHSSPLYELERRAIFSKRWLLVTHRSRLTKPGDFIRYEEAGFPIFLCLDRQGNLRGFHNVCRHRAFPVVISDSGSANILACKYHGWSYGLNGKLAKAPRFDDVSGFDKEDNGLFSIHVHVDQRGLVWVNLDAKETPTTPWNEDFLGADTQGRLQDFNMTEYKFDHAWDMVGNYNWKTLVDNYNECYHCGVAHPGIAAISDLTTYDVQTHGGQIQHYVKDKPGYDSDIKVAPTFFFPNASVTMTSHYFYIMRVVPTSATTTSMQYEVFRHRDASDKAFKELDDFFKQVENEDKNLCNGAQKNLNAGVYVNGELQPFNEKGVLYFQKLVKQSLVSHRAEEEAKGEEICPSMRKAIKSTSLDDEIGFCARLEGCGKAELAW encoded by the exons ATGTTCCAAATTCTATCCTCCTTCAACAAATCTGACCAATCACAAGAGAAGGGCCCCGAGGCTCGGGCTCTTCCAGCATCATGGTATCATTCAAGCCCATTGTACGAACTCGAACGACGAGCAATATTTTCCAAAAGGTGGTTGCTAGTCACCCATCGATCGCGTCTTACCAAGCCAGGGGACTTCATTCGATACGAGGAGGCCGGGTTTcccatttttctttgtctcgaTCGCCAGGGTAACCTACGAGGATTTCATAATGTCTGCCGACACCGTGCCTTCCCAGTAGTGATTTCTGATTCTGGATCGGCAAACATCCTGGCTTGCAAATACCATG GTTGGTCGTACGGGCTGAATGGAAAATTGGCCAAAGCCCCTCGCTTCGATGATGTGTCTGGGTTTGACAAAGAGGACAATGGCTTGTTTTCTATACATGTGCATGTTGATCAGAGGGGTCTTGTATGGGTCAACCTCGACGCTAAAGAAACTCCTACTACGCCCTGGAATGAAGATTTCCTGGGAGCTGACACTCAGGGTCGACTGCAGGATTTCAACATGACCGAGTATAAATTTGATCATGCCTGGGATATGGTAGGTAACTATAATTGGAAGACCTTGGTAGACAATTATAACGAG TGCTATCATTGCGGCGTTGCGCATCCTGGTATTGCTGCCATATCTGATCTGACTACCTATGATGTCCAAACCCATGGAGGGCAAATCCAACATTATGTGAAAGACAAACCAGGCTACGACTCGGACATAAAAGTTGCcccaactttcttttttccgAACGCCTCTGTTACCATGAC ATCGCACTATTTTTACATCATGCGGGTAGTGCCGACATCTGCGACGACTACATCCATGCAGTACGAGGTCTTTCGACATAGAGATGCGTCAGACAAAGCCTTCAAGGAGCTAGATGACTTCTTCAAACAAGTTGAAAACGAAGACAAGAATCTGTGTAACGGGGCACAGAAAAATCTGAATGCAGGCGTTTACGTTAACGGTGAGTTACAGCCGTTCAACGAAAAG GGCGTTCTTTATTTTCAAAAACTTGTCAAACAAAGTTTGGTTTCCCATcgagcggaggaagaggccaagGGTGAAGAGATATGCCCTAGCATGAGAAAGGCTATAAAGTCAACGTctttggatgatgagattggCTTCTGCGCCAGGCTCGAGGGCTGTGGTAAGGCCGAGCTGGCTTGGTAG
- a CDS encoding fungal-specific transcription factor domain-containing protein, translated as MAIQYSRELASCVDPTSPETSMNTNEEQIRNRHDITPQSCEFDGMINDGCSSASCLLPDGFLNGLVTEDIRNGGEDIMDSLLENSILQSEFLCPLFKPIDDKAIVLSTHYFSHVCTINSCFDSHLNPFRSVIANLMNSSQLIFHLVMMTAATHLGHQQNEMLSVARQHRHDAISYLIENRNVTDKGRFEAMLGSILLGITSAWRDSSALGITHIHTARALFQESIARPEASNDPQSTSFLVGIMAYWEAMVAIVTTQSPRSLEYLIPFCKQENHDTLVYPNPWTGASTTIFIYAAEVSTLCRQNRLTKHLSNSLASTEVCENIFHEQLTKAGELEAKVLQYSPPVSGCIKDPDDRFTSVSHLQCLAQIYRFSVLVQLYLTFPDLLQKSNTTMSTLDTDLSNETSQRSPNEIIVGLAVNILNLISSVPESSGIKVLLTVPLIIAGSALQKVENHNQDIGNLHLTNPFSIEKAILSVHSSDFMILHWRSLVRQKLKVLHEFVRLDPVPRALQILEAVWLRADLCVSNRTNTSTQVFIHWLDVMNEERLESIFG; from the coding sequence ATGGCTATTCAATATTCTCGCGAATTGGCGTCCTGTGTCGATCCTACCTCGCCTGAGACATCGATGAACACGAATGAAGAACAAATACGCAACCGCCATGATATTACCCCGCAGTCATGTGAGTTTGATGGCATGATCAACGATGGTTGCAGCAGCGCCAGCTGCCTTTTACCTGACGGTTTCCTGAATGGCCTGGTTACAGAAGACATCAGGAATGGGGGCGAGGACATCATGGATTCATTGCTAGAGAACAGCATATTGCAATCAGAGTTCCTGTGCCCTTTGTTCAAGCCGATCGATGACAAGGCTATTGTTCTTTCAACCCACTACTTTTCCCACGTCTGCACAATAAATTCCTGCTTTGATTCCCACTTGAACCCCTTCCGCTCGGTCATTGCAAACTTGATGAACTCCTCCCAGCTGATCTTCCATCTGGTCATGATGACAGCAGCCACTCACCTCGGTCACCAGCAGAACGAGATGCTTTCAGTGGCACGGCAACACCGACATGATGCTATCTCATATCTAATAGAGAACAGAAATGTAACTGACAAAGGGAGATTCGAAGCTATGCTAGGCAGTATTTTATTAGGCATAACATCCGCTTGGAGAGATTCAAGCGCGCTGGGGATAACACATATTCACACCGCTCGTGCGCTCTTTCAGGAGTCAATAGCGCGACCTGAGGCGTCGAACGATCCTCAGTCCACATCCTTCTTGGTCGGGATCATGGCTTACTGGGAAGCTATGGTAGCAATTGTCACCACGCAGAGTCCACGTTCTCTTGAATACCTCATTCCATTTTGCAAGCAAGAAAATCATGATACGCTTGTTTATCCGAATCCGTGGACTGGGGCCTCgactactatatttatttatgcTGCCGAAGTCAGCACTCTTTGTCGCCAAAACCGCCTTACAAAACATCTCTCTAACTCGTTAGCGTCTACCGAAGTCTGCGAGAATATCTTTCATGAGCAGCTCACGAAGGCCGGTGAGCTGGAGGCAAAGGTCTTGCAATATTCTCCGCCCGTATCTGGTTGCATCAAAGACCCAGATGACCGATTCACATCCGTGTCGCACCTTCAATGTCTGGCACAAATCTACAGATTCTCGGTCCTGGTTCAGTTATATCTCACATTTCCGGATCTCTTGCAAAAGTCAAACACAACAATGTCAACCCTCGATACGGATCTATCAAATGAAACGAGCCAGCGATCACCCAATGAGATCATAGTAGGGTTAGCTGTCAACATCCTGAATCTTATATCATCGGTTCCAGAATCATCCGGTATCAAAGTACTCTTAACTGTGCCACTTATAATTGCCGGGAGTGCCCTACAGAAAGTCGAAAACCATAATCAAGATATCGGTAATCTACATCTTACGAACCCTTTCAGCATCGAGAAAGCAATTCTTTCCGTGCACTCCTCAGATTTCATGATCCTTCACTGGCGGTCCCTTGTGCGCCAGAAATTGAAAGTGTTACACGAGTTTGTTCGCCTTGATCCAGTCCCCAGAGCTTTGCAGATCCTCGAAGCAGTTTGGCTCAGAGCGGACTTGTGTGTTTCAAACAGAACTAATACTTCTACCCAAGTATTTATCCATTGGTTGGATGTCATGAATGAGGAGCGACTGGAGTCAATCTTTGGCTAG